The DNA region CGCGCTGTTGCCGTATCGGAGCGATGCACGCTGCCGGGCGCCGTGAGAGCGGTGCCGCGCCCGCCGCCCACGGTGTGGCCGGGGTGACCGACCACCTCGCCCGGATTGCCATGGCCCGCGTTGACCGACGGACCGCCGTTCGCCGACTGGCCGTTGCCGTTTTCTTGCCCCGCGGCGACGCCGTTGCCATTGCCGCCCGCGTTGCCGTTTCCGTTGCCCACGCCCGGGCCGCCGGGGCCGCCCGGGCCACCGACACCACCACCGGCGCCCGCGCCACCGCCTCCACCCGCGCCGCCACCGCCGCCTGCGCCACCACCCCCGCCGCCGCCTCGCGCCAGCGCAGGCCCCGCAGCCATGATCACCACGGCAAGGGCGAGCACGAAGATTCGATACGCTGTCATGCGCTACCTCCCCGTCGGTAGTCGAAGCCGGGCGCCGAGGCTGTCAGTGTCCTGACAGAAATCCCGGCGCCCGAAGGTGGGCCCTTCAGGAGCATCGGATATGCCAGCAGGCCGGGCCCGGTCCGCCGCCTTGTAATCGCGCGTCACACCTTGCCTCGGCCCCAAATGACCCTGGGAATTGGTTTTCCCAGCATGTAGCTTCTTCCGGCACCACTAGGTCAGATTGACGACCTACGTGTACTCGCCGCCATGTCCCCCACTTGACGGTAGTGCCACGGTGACAATAGGATCGACGCCGCAGGGGCCGGGTGCCCGCCCGGGAAACCTGTCGCTGGCGGGGCTGGTTACCTGATGGCCATTCCATGTAGAGCCCAGGGGGAAACGCATGGCACAGCCCGCTCACGGGAAGCCCACTCGTCGTGACTTTCTCAAAGTCGCTGCCGGCGCCGGTGCCGCTGCCGGGATCACCGGCGCGCCCTGGGTCGTCCGCGATGTCCACGCCCAGCAGAAGCCCAAGGTCATCGTGTTCGCGCGCGAGAGCTCGTACGTGAAGAACTTCGACGAGCACTTCCAGAAAGTGCTGATGCCCGCCTACGAGAAGGAAAAGGGCGTCAAGATCGAGTACCAGATCCAGGCGGCCGGCGGCAGCGCCGTGCCCCAGCTCGTCTCCATGGTGGAGAACAAGTCGGGCGCCGATCTCGCCTGGGTGCAGCAGGAGTGGCTCTACCGCGACGCGCTCGTGGATGTCTCCGACATCGCCGAGGAGGTGGGCAAGCAGCAGGGCGGCTGGTACGACGAGATCAAGCGTCTCTCCGTGGACAAGGGCA from Candidatus Methylomirabilota bacterium includes:
- a CDS encoding extracellular solute-binding protein; translation: MAQPAHGKPTRRDFLKVAAGAGAAAGITGAPWVVRDVHAQQKPKVIVFARESSYVKNFDEHFQKVLMPAYEKEKGVKIEYQIQAAGGSAVPQLVSMVENKSGADLAWVQQEWLYRDALVDVSDIAEEVGKQQGGWYDEIKRLSVDKGKWKSVPNGNIGQLMVYRKDWFDEAGIKKFPDTWDEFLEAGIKLKAKGHPFGMSMGHGFADNYSW
- a CDS encoding PE-PGRS family protein, giving the protein MTAYRIFVLALAVVIMAAGPALARGGGGGGGAGGGGGAGGGGGAGAGGGVGGPGGPGGPGVGNGNGNAGGNGNGVAAGQENGNGQSANGGPSVNAGHGNPGEVVGHPGHTVGGGRGTALTAPGSVHRSDTATARLSAPKNATPSGVTPGLGRVGTVPTTPGHQPPPQAP